One bacterium DNA segment encodes these proteins:
- a CDS encoding CpsD/CapB family tyrosine-protein kinase, with amino-acid sequence MSRLKQAQALESAAPTARSDEPSSDRGFPAIPDTAPDGPAFPELILAKQAAAYSALLERLRARLTDVPVPRIVIASVSHLEPVDLLVAGLAQQVEQRGLRLACAKLETANRQRVLRPHGAGATDHPGVRPADERPGPMGLAGNLDTSPGAALTQSGIKEWVERAASGNDLVLLQAPPLLSSAEGALIARSCDGLLIVVQPMATTRQDLREAVAQARTAGCELLGLVITGSIDWLPRGLRRFFGRQSSSLGR; translated from the coding sequence TTGAGCCGTCTGAAGCAGGCGCAGGCATTGGAGTCCGCGGCACCCACCGCACGCTCGGACGAACCCAGCTCCGATCGCGGCTTCCCGGCCATCCCCGACACCGCGCCAGACGGCCCGGCATTCCCCGAGCTGATCCTCGCAAAGCAGGCCGCGGCTTATTCAGCACTACTCGAGCGTCTTCGAGCCCGGCTTACGGACGTGCCGGTTCCACGGATCGTGATCGCCAGTGTCTCCCACCTCGAGCCGGTTGATCTGTTAGTCGCGGGGCTGGCACAACAGGTAGAGCAGAGGGGTCTCCGACTGGCGTGCGCCAAGCTTGAGACGGCCAATCGACAGAGGGTGCTTCGACCGCATGGGGCGGGCGCCACCGATCATCCCGGGGTACGGCCGGCCGACGAGCGGCCGGGACCGATGGGCCTCGCCGGAAACCTCGACACGAGCCCGGGCGCTGCGTTGACGCAGAGCGGCATCAAGGAATGGGTCGAGCGTGCCGCTTCCGGCAACGACCTCGTCCTCCTCCAGGCACCACCGCTCCTGAGCTCCGCCGAAGGGGCGCTGATCGCGAGGAGCTGCGATGGCTTGCTGATTGTCGTGCAACCGATGGCGACGACCCGGCAGGACCTTCGGGAAGCGGTCGCACAGGCCCGCACGGCTGGCTGCGAGCTGCTCGGGTTGGTAATAACTGGGAGCATCGATTGGCTTCCCCGCGGGTTGCGTAGGTTCTTCGGCAGGC